In Rutidosis leptorrhynchoides isolate AG116_Rl617_1_P2 chromosome 2, CSIRO_AGI_Rlap_v1, whole genome shotgun sequence, one genomic interval encodes:
- the LOC139892023 gene encoding dehydrodolichyl diphosphate synthase 6-like: protein MAEERPSGVIGKFLGGINSTMRRVLFTFMSSGPIPQHIAFIMDGNRRFAKKWKLEEGEGHKAGFLALMSVLKYCYEVGVKYVTVYAFSLDNFNRRPDEVQYLMDIMYEKIEGFLKELNMVNRYGVRVLFIGDLSRLDEPVRVAAEKAMEATAKNTNTYLLVCVAYTSSHEIPRAIYEACQEKSGLFFKSNGDSNGIVVDEEEPVIKVVDLEKHMYMGVVPDPEILVRSSGETRLSNFLLWQSTNSLLYSPKALWPEMGLRHVVWGILKYQKHYYYLEKKKKQA from the coding sequence ATGGCAGAAGAAAGACCATCTGGTGTCATTGGCAAGTTCTTAGGAGGCATAAACAGTACGATGAGACGAGTCCTGTTTACTTTCATGTCATCTGGTCCAATCCCACAACACATCGCGTTCATCATGGATGGAAACCGACGTTTTGCTAAAAAATGGAAACTTGAAGAAGGTGAAGGCCACAAAGCCGGTTTTCTAGCACTTATGTCGGTTTTAAAATACTGCTACGAAGTTGGAGTTAAGTACGTGACTGTCTACGCATTTAGTCTTGATAATTTCAATAGACGCCCGGATGAAGTCCAATACCTTATGGATATTATGTACGAAAAGATTGAAGGATTCTTGAAAGAGCTGAATATGGTAAACAGGTATGGGGTTCGAGTGTTGTTTATTGGAGATTTAAGTCGATTGGACGAGCCAGTTAGGGTTGCAGCTGAGAAAGCAATGGAAGCCACAGCTAAAAACACGAACACGTATCTTTTAGTATGTGTGGCGTACACGTCATCCCATGAAATACCGCGTGCTATTTATGAAGCGTGTCAAGAAAAAAGTGGATTGTTTTTTAAATCGAATGGGGATAGTAATGGGATTGTTGTTGATGAAGAGGAACCGGTTATAAAAGTGGTTGATTTGGAGAAACATATGTATATGGGAGTGGTGCCGGATCCTGAAATTCTTGTGAGGAGCTCGGGTGAAACGAGGCTTAGTAACTTTTTATTGTGGCAGTCGACGAATAGTTTGTTGTATTCTCCAAAAGCGTTGTGGCCGGAAATGGGATTAAGGCATGTTGTTTGGGGGATCTTGAAGTACCAGAAGCATTATTACTATTTGGAGAAGAAAAAGAAGCAAGCTTGA